The Streptomyces sp. A2-16 sequence CAGCGTGTAACCGAGATGCTTCCCCACCCAGCGCGGCGCGAGGTTCAAGGGCGGGGAGAGCGTGAGGATGTGTGGGTTGCCCGCCTTGCGCAGGTGCGGGATGGCGGCCTTGCTCAGCAGGAACGTGCCACGCGTGTTGATGTCCTGCATCAGGTCGTACCGCTTCATCTCCAGCTGCTCCGACGGCGACAGGTCGATCGCGCTGGCGTTGTTCACCACGATGTCGATACCACCGAAGGCGGTGACCGCGGCGTCGACGGCGGTGCGCACATCGTCCTCGTTGCGGACGTCACCGACGACGGCCAGCCCCTTGCCGCCCGCGCGCTCGATCTCGTCAACGGCGGTGTGGACCGTGCCTTCGAGCTTCGGATGCGGCACGGCGGTCTTGGCGAGCATCACCACGTTCGCACCGTCGCGGGCCGCGCGCAGAGCGATGGCGAGTCCGATGCCGCGGCTGCCTCCCGACATCAGGATGGTCTTGTCGGCCAGCGTCTGTGTCATGGTCGAACCTCCAAAATCGATTGCTGAGCGAATGATACGTGGTGCTAATGATATCTTCCCCGTATGACTTCCACTCCCACACGCCAGATCGACCGGCTCTACCACGAGCTCCTCGCCCCCAAAGAGACACAGTCCGTTCGCGCTGCCGTGCGCCGGATCGCAGAGCGCGAAGTGGCTCCGCACGCCGTGGCGATCGCGGGGGGTGACGAGCGCACGGACGGCTTCCCCCGGCATGTGTTTGACGGGCTTGCATCGGCGGGGGTCTTCCGGATCCCCTTCCCCGGCGAGGTCGGCGGCGACGGCCTGACCCACCCGGCGACCGCCACCGCCGCGGCCATCGAGGAGCTGGCCTACTACTCCAGCAGCGTCGCGGCCGTCTTCGATGTGCACTGCATCCTGGCGGGCAACGCTCTGCGGCAGGGCACCGAGGAGCAACAGCAGCGATGGCTGCGAAAGGTCGCGGAGGGCTCAGTGGTCGGCGCGTTCGCCACCACCGAGCCGAACGCCTCAAGTGACCTGTCCCCGCAGGCGGTTCAGACCGAGGCGATACGCACCGAGGCCGGCTGGGTGCTGAACGGCCACAAGCGGTGGATCTCCAACTCGCCCGTCGCCGGGTTCGTGGTGGTTCTCGCCCGTACCGGCACCCGGCTGAGCATGTTCATCGTCGACACAGCACTTCCCGGAGTGGAAGTCGGCCTTGCCGACCGCAAGATGGGCAACCGCGGCCAGCTGACCGCGGACATCCGCTTCACGGATGTGCACCTGACCGACGACGACCTTCTCGGTGGCGCCGAGGGACACGGACTCCGCCATGCGCTGTCCACTCTGACCTACGGCCGGATCGGCATCGCGGCTGCCGGGGTCGGCATGGCGCAGGCCGCCTTCGACCACACTGTGGCCCACCTGTCGACGCGACACGCCTTCGGCAAGCCGGTGGCCGCCAACCAGCACTGGCAGTTCCTGCTCGCCGAACGGGCCACCGAGATCGAGAACGCCCGCACCCTCTACACCAAGGCCGCCCTGCGCCTGGACGCGGGCAACCCGTCCCCGGAGCCCGAGGCCGCGATGGCGAAGTACTACGCCACCAAGCTGTCGGTGGACATGGCGCGCGACGCCGTCCAGGCCTTCGGAGGCCTCGGCTTCGCGCGAGAACTGGGTGCCGACGGCAGCCCCGGCCCCGTCGAGGCGATCTACCGGGACAGCAAGATCGGCGAGATCTACGAGGGCACCAACGAGATCCAGAAGTGGGTCATAGCCCGGCAGATCTTCGGTCGGGCCATCGTCGGCTGACCACCCAGGACGCACCGGCCGTGAGCCGGCGGAAGGGGGGAATCCCGCCGGCCTGCAGCGGTCCTGGCGCCTCGGGCTTTCTCGTACGATGGACAGGACCATACGTACGACTAACCATGGGCGGAATAAACGATGTCCGAGGCTCCGCTGGTACCGGGGACAGTGGCCGAACACACCATCTGCCTGCTGGTCAAACTCGGGCAGGTGGCGTTCAGGATCGCCGAGGACGGCATCGGCGGGACCGGCCTGCGAGTGCGGCATTACAGCGTCCTGCAGGCTTTGGCGGACAACGGTGCCATGCCGCAACTGGCACTTGGCTCGTTCCTGCGCATCGACCCCGCGACGATGGTGACGAGTCTCGACGACCTGGAGCGCGCCGGATACGCGGAGCGGACCCGAGATCCCCAGGATCGTCGCCGCTACGCCGTGGACATCACCGGCGAAGGGCGCAAGGTCCTGGCCCGACTCAACCGCACGCTCGTCGATCTCGACGGCGAAATCCTCGCAGACCTGGGCAGCACGGAGCGACAGTCGCTTCACGTCCTCCTGGACAGTCTCGCAGGAAGTCCCGCTCTGACCTCCCTGTTCGACACCGTCCGGGAGCAGAACGGCGGGAAACGGGCTTAACGGCTCCAGGGGATCGTCCCGGGGTAGGGCGCTGAGGGCTGAGGTCGGGCTGCCGAAGACCAGTCCGAAGTCCGGCCCGGGCAGGCGCCGAATGCGCCGCTCGGCGCTGATGCCGGCCAGGTCAGTCGGTAGAGGTGGCACCGGCGTCCGGCTGGGCGGCGCGTTCGGCCAGGTGCAGGCTGGGCACGCGCCTCCCGGGCGGGATGAGCCGCGAATGCGGAGGCCATCGGTGTGGCGGATCCCGTCGGAGGTGGTCTTCACCGGAATCACGTCGGGCCGGGATCATCCGTATTCATCTCCCCACGTGGAAGACAGGTCACCGACTGCACCGGGTGATCGTGCTACTCGGCATCCAGCAGTGCGAGGGCGTTGCGGATGCCCTGTTCGAGGAGGTGGTCGGCGAGTCGACGGTCGGTCAGGGCACGGGAGGCTCGAGCCCGGGGCTGACCTGGCCCAGCGTGAGAGCGCGTCGAGATCACGCTCGTCCTCGATGGCGATGTTGCCCGGTTCGCCGAGCTGTGTGCGCTCGATCATGACGTTGCCGTTGATCATGACGCCATGGCCGCCTTGGCTCCATGTGGAGCGGGCGCCCCACCCGGGTGGGCCCTGGCTTCTTCGTCGGTGAGGGGGAGTGCTCCGGCGGGCCTCGATAGCTGGGTATGTGAATGTGAACTCAAACTCGGTTAGAATCGGCCCCATGGATGCGTGGACCGAAGTTCCCCAGGACGCCGGCATGGACCCCCGGCTCGATCGGGACACGTCCAACTGCTCGATCGCGCGCACTCTTGAGGTCGTGGGCGAGAAGTGGACGATCC is a genomic window containing:
- a CDS encoding NAD(P)-dependent oxidoreductase, whose protein sequence is MTQTLADKTILMSGGSRGIGLAIALRAARDGANVVMLAKTAVPHPKLEGTVHTAVDEIERAGGKGLAVVGDVRNEDDVRTAVDAAVTAFGGIDIVVNNASAIDLSPSEQLEMKRYDLMQDINTRGTFLLSKAAIPHLRKAGNPHILTLSPPLNLAPRWVGKHLGYTLSKYGMSLCTIGLAEELAADGIAANSLWPRTLIDTAAVRNVVGGAGQARSPRIMADAAYAILTRDARKCTANLFIDDEVLSDAGVTDLSVYSPADFEGDLALDIFVDPA
- a CDS encoding acyl-CoA dehydrogenase family protein produces the protein MTSTPTRQIDRLYHELLAPKETQSVRAAVRRIAEREVAPHAVAIAGGDERTDGFPRHVFDGLASAGVFRIPFPGEVGGDGLTHPATATAAAIEELAYYSSSVAAVFDVHCILAGNALRQGTEEQQQRWLRKVAEGSVVGAFATTEPNASSDLSPQAVQTEAIRTEAGWVLNGHKRWISNSPVAGFVVVLARTGTRLSMFIVDTALPGVEVGLADRKMGNRGQLTADIRFTDVHLTDDDLLGGAEGHGLRHALSTLTYGRIGIAAAGVGMAQAAFDHTVAHLSTRHAFGKPVAANQHWQFLLAERATEIENARTLYTKAALRLDAGNPSPEPEAAMAKYYATKLSVDMARDAVQAFGGLGFARELGADGSPGPVEAIYRDSKIGEIYEGTNEIQKWVIARQIFGRAIVG
- a CDS encoding MarR family winged helix-turn-helix transcriptional regulator; this encodes MSEAPLVPGTVAEHTICLLVKLGQVAFRIAEDGIGGTGLRVRHYSVLQALADNGAMPQLALGSFLRIDPATMVTSLDDLERAGYAERTRDPQDRRRYAVDITGEGRKVLARLNRTLVDLDGEILADLGSTERQSLHVLLDSLAGSPALTSLFDTVREQNGGKRA